The following are encoded in a window of Sphaerisporangium siamense genomic DNA:
- a CDS encoding DUF4233 domain-containing protein has protein sequence MRRLGASVLGMEAIVLGLVTPVAIVINKVSPGIAVAVGLGLAVVCVLVAGMLKRPFAYIAGSVVQVLAIATGFLVPIMFFLGVVFAALWITAILVARRVEGVT, from the coding sequence ATGCGGCGGCTTGGGGCGAGTGTGTTGGGGATGGAGGCGATCGTTCTCGGGCTGGTGACGCCCGTGGCGATCGTGATCAACAAGGTGTCGCCAGGGATAGCCGTGGCGGTCGGCCTGGGGCTCGCGGTGGTGTGCGTCCTGGTGGCGGGCATGTTGAAGCGGCCCTTCGCCTACATCGCGGGTAGCGTCGTGCAGGTCCTGGCCATCGCGACCGGGTTCCTCGTCCCGATCATGTTCTTCCTCGGCGTGGTGTTCGCCGCGCTGTGGATCACAGCCATTCTGGTCGCTCGGCGTGTCGAGGGCGTGACTTAA